From the genome of Miscanthus floridulus cultivar M001 chromosome 10, ASM1932011v1, whole genome shotgun sequence, one region includes:
- the LOC136486742 gene encoding disease resistance protein RGA5-like isoform X2 gives MEGPMFSSSLGAMRSLLGKLRSLLVSAEDQVPEPLNSQKDKLDLLNQDLEEINTFLTNLSWVEAPNMMVRHWMNEVRDLSYDIEDYIDKRMHPSPDSSEESRSEPAVEELSTLVKQAKDTLERHNRYDLGRWASNPRFVIHGGQGPVPRLNGDATDLVGINDSKAELIKRLNIDAEQRLVVSIQGPPGVGKTTLAKQVYREVEGQFECRAFVRASKMPDTRRLLGNIISQIQGHHQRPPDGLPVQELIDILRTHLQQKRLRYNNLTSEVMLREIVGLSFNRLPHHLKTCLLYLSMYPEGYTFLKADMVKQWSAEGFIIAVEEKNCDEVAECYFDELIYRGLIQPNHTNISGEVILYTLHSTVFEVIRTMSNEENFSTMIDYSNTISELSVKVRRLSLRFSSAKYATKPESITLSPVRSLVFYGLVECLPSIREFQVVRVLILEVWGDQEELDLSGIDRLFQLRYMRITSNITVKLPARMIGLPYLQTLEIYARITSVPSDIVSLPRLLHLSVHGEINLSSGIGHRRSLRTLESFDLSSNSEDNIWKLGKMTDLRDLHATSPTEMSDPLKRKLIAFVSSLEKLGNLKSIILAPVPSCTSIYLDCSWSTSSLSVFLQRLELLPPFCIFSRLPVWIGQLRKLSILKIVLREFTTGDVDSIAKLQELTILSLYVRQPTAEQIVFHRAAFPALKFFKFRCGIMRIAFQPEAMPRLRSLNLEFNAHSGEQNGNMLAGIEHLLNLQEITGRIGAAPGAEESDRIAVETVFKDAISKHSRLINFNLRIVGLFDEEWHKKSELDEVAAVVEEVSQSNDASSTRKQVFSVPFQAIADRRSSDDGYNWRKYGQKDVKVGYPRSYYKCTFPTCPAKKKVERSQDGQISEIVYKGTHNHARPQKAPQLLQSSDASQHSLGGMSEHSSQQPGTPGRARRRPDLTLPMPQREAATSAGGPTPPSVPAPAAAAAHQQQPPPLAELERVRRVGSGAGGTVWMVRHRGTGRPYALKVLYGNHDDAVRRQIAREIAILRTAEHPAVVRCHGMYERGGELQILLEYMDGGSLDGRRIAAEPFLADVARQVLSGIAYLHHRHIVHRHIKPSNLLIDSARRVKIADFGVGRILNQTMDPSNPSVGTIAYMSPERINTDLKDGSYDGYAGDIWSFGLSILELYLGRFPFGENLGKQGDWAKLMCAICYSDSPEPPTTASPEFRGFINCCLQKNPSKRPTAAQLLHHPFVDSPQPQPLAPPPP, from the exons ATGGAGGGTCCTATGTTCAGTTCATCGCTAGGTGCCATGAGATCCCTTCTTGGGAAGCTCCGTTCCCTGCTGGTCTCTGCAGAGGATCAGGTGCCAGAGCCATTGAACTCACAGAAGGACAAGCTCGACCTCCTCAACCAAGATCTAGAAGAAATAAACACCTTCCTCACCAATCTGTCATGGGTGGAAGCTCCCAACATGATGGTGAGGCACTGGATGAACGAGGTGCGTGATCTTTCCTACGATATTGAGGACTATATTGACAAGAGGATGCATCCTAGCCCCGATTCCAGTGAAGAGTCTCGCTCGGAGCCTGCGGTAGAAGAATTAAGCACTCTTGTGAAGCAGGCAAAGGACACCCTGGAACGACACAACAGGTACGATCTTGGGCGTTGGGCATCGAATCCTAGATTTGTGATCCATGGTGGGCAAGGCCCGGTTCCAAGGCTCAACGGGGACGCCACAGACCTTGTTGGTATCAATGATTCCAAGGCTGAACTTATCAAGCGGCTTAACATAGACGCCGAACAGAGGCTAGTAGTATCCATACAAGGACCTCCAGGTGTTGGTAAGACTACACTTGCCAAACAAGTGTATCGTGAAGTGGAAGGACAGTTCGAGTGTCGAGCTTTTGTTCGAGCCTCAAAGATGCCTGATACAAGGAGGCTTCTCGGTAACATCATCTCCCAAATCCAGGGTCACCATCAAAGACCCCCTGATGGTCTCCCCGTGCAAGAGCTCATTGACATCCTAAGAACACATCTCCAACAAAAGAG ATTGAGATATAATAATCTTACTTCAGAAGTCATGCTAAGAGAAATAGTTGGTCTGAGCTTCAATAGGCTTCCTCACCATTTGAAGACATGCCTACTATATCTTAGTATGTATCCTGAGGGTTATACATTCTTGAAGGCTGACATGGTGAAACAATGGAGTGCCGAAGGTTTTATAATTGCAGTAGAAGAGAAAAACTGTGATGAAGTTGCAGAGTGCTATTTTGATGAGCTTATCTACAGGGGACTGATACAGCCCAATCATACCAATATCTCAGGTGAGGTGATTTTATATACACTGCACTCCACTGTATTCGAAGTTATTAGGACCATGTCCAATGAAGAGAACTTCAGCACTATGATAGACTACTCTAATACCATCTCAGAGCTTTCTGTAAAGGTTCGACGACTATCTCTCAGATTCAGTAGTGCCAAATATGCAACGAAACCAGAAAGCATTACACTATCCCCTGTGCGGTCACTTGTCTTTTATGGACTTGTTGAATGCCTCCCTTCGATTAGGGAGTTTCAGGTAGTTCGAGTACTTATTCTTGAAGTTTGGGGTGACCAAGAGGAGCTAGACCTCAGTGGTATCGACAGATTGTTTCAGCTGAGGTATATGCGTATTACATCTAACATCACTGTGAAACTACCAGCCAGGATGATTGGACTGCCATATTTGCAAACACTGGAAATTTATGCAAGAATAACTTCTGTTCCATCAGATATTGTTAGTCTCCCGAGATTGTTGCACCTCTCTGTACATGGTGAGATAAATCTGTCCAGTGGTATAGGCCACAGGAGATCTCTACGCACACTTGAATCTTTTGACCTCAGCAGTAACTCTGAAGATAATATATGGAAACTTGGTAAGATGACAGACCTGCGTGATCTTCATGCCACAAGTCCTACAGAAATGTCTGACCCTCTCAAGAGGAAGTTGATAGCTTTCGTTTCTTCCCTTGAGAAACTTGGCAACCTAAAATCTATAATTCTTGCACCTGTTCCTTCGTGCACAAGCATTTACTTGGATTGCTCATGGAGCACATCTTCTCTGTCCGTCTTCCTGCAGAGACTTGAGTTGTTGCCGCCCTTTTGCATCTTTTCAAGACTCCCCGTATGGATTGGACAGCTCCGGAAGCTAAGCATTTTGAAAATTGTTCTTAGGGAATTTACGACAGGTGATGTTGACAGCATCGCCAAGTTACAGGAACTCACCATTCTCTCTCTGTACGTCAGGCAACCAACAGCAGAACAGATTGTCTTCCATCGTGCAGCATTTCCTGCTCTAAAGTTTTTCAAATTCAGATGTGGCATTATGCGCATTGCTTTTCAGCCAGAAGCAATGCCTAGGCTTCGGAGTCTGAATCTTGAATTCAATGCCCACAGTGGAGAGCAAAATGGTAATATGCTTGCCGGCATTGAACACCTGTTAAACCTCCAAGAGATCACTGGCCGAATTGGGGCAGCACCGGGTGCAGAGGAATCCGACAGAATAGCTGTGGAAACTGTGTTCAAGGATGCCATTAGCAAGCATTCAAGACTTATAAACTTCAACCTACGAATTGTGGGTTTGTTTGACGAAGA GTGGCATAAAAAAAGTGAGCTAGACGAGGTAGCTGCAGTTGTTGAAGAAGTGTCGCAATCCAACGATGCAAGTTCAACACGAAAACAAGTCTTCAGCGTGCCGTTCCAGGCGATCGCGGATAGGCGGTCGTCGGACGATGGCTACAACTGGCGCAAGTACGGCCAGAAGGATGTGAAGGTGGGTTACCCGCGCAGCTACTACAAGTGCACCTTCCCGACCTGCCCTgccaagaagaaggtggagaggtCGCAGGATGGCCAGATCTCCGAGATTGTCTACAAGGGCACGCACAACCACGCGAGGCCGCAGAAGGCGCCGCAGCTGCTGCAGAGCAGCGACGCTTCCCAGCACTCGTTGGGCGGGATGTCCGAGCACTCATCCCAGCAGCCCGGCACGCCgggccgcgcgcgccgccgcccggATCTCACCCTCCCCATGCCCCAGCGCGAGGCCGCCACCTCCGCCGGGGGTCCCACCCCGCCGAGCGTCCCCGctcctgccgccgccgcggcgcaccAGCAGCAGCCGCCCCCGCTCGCGGAGCTGGAGCGCGTGCGCCGCGTCGGCAGCGGCGCCGGCGGGACGGTGTGGATGGTGCGGCACCGCGGCACGGGGCGGCCCTACGCGCTCAAGGTGCTCTACGGGAACCACGACGACGCGGTGCGGCGCCAGATCGCGCGTGAGATCGCCATCCTCCGCACCGCCGAGCACCCGGCCGTGGTGCGCTGCCACGGCATGTACGAGCGCGGTGGGGAGCTGCAGATCCTGCTCGAGTACATGGACGGCGGCTCCCTCGACGGCCGCCGCATCGCCGCCGAGCCGTTCCTCGCCGACGTCGCGCGCCAGGTCCTGTCCGGAATCGCCtacctccaccaccgccacatCGTGCACCGCCACATCAAGCCCTCCAACCTCCTCATCGACTCTGCGCGCCGCGTCAAGATCGCCGACTTTGGCGTCGGGCGCATCCTCAACCAGACCATGGACCCCTCCAACCCCTCCGTCGGCACCATCGCCTACATGAGCCCCGAGCGGATCAACACCGACCTCAAAGACGGCAGCTACGACGGCTACGCCGGTGACATCTGGAGCTTCGGCCTCAGCATTCTCGAGTTGTACCTGGGCAGGTTCCCCTTCGGGGAGAACCTCGGCAAGCAGGGGGACTGGGCCAAGCTCATGTGCGCCATCTGCTACTCCGATTCGCCTGAGCCACCGACCACCGCCTCGCCCGAGTTCAGGGGATTCATTAACTGCTGCCTGCAGAAGAACCCGTCCAAGCGGCCGACGGCCGCGCAGCTACTGCATCACCCTTTTGTCGACAGCCCGCAGCCGCAGCCCCTCGCTCCTCCCCCGCCATGA
- the LOC136486742 gene encoding disease resistance protein RGA5-like isoform X3, protein MEPLSGNYSRELFFNRVFGFEHELSKQLKENSEEILRTCGGLPFATISLASILASQPDNLELWQHVKEALFCRLRYNNLTSEVMLREIVGLSFNRLPHHLKTCLLYLSMYPEGYTFLKADMVKQWSAEGFIIAVEEKNCDEVAECYFDELIYRGLIQPNHTNISGEVILYTLHSTVFEVIRTMSNEENFSTMIDYSNTISELSVKVRRLSLRFSSAKYATKPESITLSPVRSLVFYGLVECLPSIREFQVVRVLILEVWGDQEELDLSGIDRLFQLRYMRITSNITVKLPARMIGLPYLQTLEIYARITSVPSDIVSLPRLLHLSVHGEINLSSGIGHRRSLRTLESFDLSSNSEDNIWKLGKMTDLRDLHATSPTEMSDPLKRKLIAFVSSLEKLGNLKSIILAPVPSCTSIYLDCSWSTSSLSVFLQRLELLPPFCIFSRLPVWIGQLRKLSILKIVLREFTTGDVDSIAKLQELTILSLYVRQPTAEQIVFHRAAFPALKFFKFRCGIMRIAFQPEAMPRLRSLNLEFNAHSGEQNGNMLAGIEHLLNLQEITGRIGAAPGAEESDRIAVETVFKDAISKHSRLINFNLRIVGLFDEEWHKKSELDEVAAVVEEVSQSNDASSTRKQVFSVPFQAIADRRSSDDGYNWRKYGQKDVKVGYPRSYYKCTFPTCPAKKKVERSQDGQISEIVYKGTHNHARPQKAPQLLQSSDASQHSLGGMSEHSSQQPGTPGRARRRPDLTLPMPQREAATSAGGPTPPSVPAPAAAAAHQQQPPPLAELERVRRVGSGAGGTVWMVRHRGTGRPYALKVLYGNHDDAVRRQIAREIAILRTAEHPAVVRCHGMYERGGELQILLEYMDGGSLDGRRIAAEPFLADVARQVLSGIAYLHHRHIVHRHIKPSNLLIDSARRVKIADFGVGRILNQTMDPSNPSVGTIAYMSPERINTDLKDGSYDGYAGDIWSFGLSILELYLGRFPFGENLGKQGDWAKLMCAICYSDSPEPPTTASPEFRGFINCCLQKNPSKRPTAAQLLHHPFVDSPQPQPLAPPPP, encoded by the exons ATGGAGCCACTTAGTGGAAATTACTCCAGAGAATTGTTCTTCAATAGAGTGTTTGGCTTTGAACATGAGCTCTCTAAACAATTGAAGGAAAACTCAGAAGAAATTTTAAGAACATGTGGTGGTCTGCCATTTGCGACCATTAGCTTAGCTAGCATTTTAGCTAGCCAACCAGATAACTTAGAGCTGTGGCAACATGTCAAAGAAGCATTATTTTGCAGATTGAGATATAATAATCTTACTTCAGAAGTCATGCTAAGAGAAATAGTTGGTCTGAGCTTCAATAGGCTTCCTCACCATTTGAAGACATGCCTACTATATCTTAGTATGTATCCTGAGGGTTATACATTCTTGAAGGCTGACATGGTGAAACAATGGAGTGCCGAAGGTTTTATAATTGCAGTAGAAGAGAAAAACTGTGATGAAGTTGCAGAGTGCTATTTTGATGAGCTTATCTACAGGGGACTGATACAGCCCAATCATACCAATATCTCAGGTGAGGTGATTTTATATACACTGCACTCCACTGTATTCGAAGTTATTAGGACCATGTCCAATGAAGAGAACTTCAGCACTATGATAGACTACTCTAATACCATCTCAGAGCTTTCTGTAAAGGTTCGACGACTATCTCTCAGATTCAGTAGTGCCAAATATGCAACGAAACCAGAAAGCATTACACTATCCCCTGTGCGGTCACTTGTCTTTTATGGACTTGTTGAATGCCTCCCTTCGATTAGGGAGTTTCAGGTAGTTCGAGTACTTATTCTTGAAGTTTGGGGTGACCAAGAGGAGCTAGACCTCAGTGGTATCGACAGATTGTTTCAGCTGAGGTATATGCGTATTACATCTAACATCACTGTGAAACTACCAGCCAGGATGATTGGACTGCCATATTTGCAAACACTGGAAATTTATGCAAGAATAACTTCTGTTCCATCAGATATTGTTAGTCTCCCGAGATTGTTGCACCTCTCTGTACATGGTGAGATAAATCTGTCCAGTGGTATAGGCCACAGGAGATCTCTACGCACACTTGAATCTTTTGACCTCAGCAGTAACTCTGAAGATAATATATGGAAACTTGGTAAGATGACAGACCTGCGTGATCTTCATGCCACAAGTCCTACAGAAATGTCTGACCCTCTCAAGAGGAAGTTGATAGCTTTCGTTTCTTCCCTTGAGAAACTTGGCAACCTAAAATCTATAATTCTTGCACCTGTTCCTTCGTGCACAAGCATTTACTTGGATTGCTCATGGAGCACATCTTCTCTGTCCGTCTTCCTGCAGAGACTTGAGTTGTTGCCGCCCTTTTGCATCTTTTCAAGACTCCCCGTATGGATTGGACAGCTCCGGAAGCTAAGCATTTTGAAAATTGTTCTTAGGGAATTTACGACAGGTGATGTTGACAGCATCGCCAAGTTACAGGAACTCACCATTCTCTCTCTGTACGTCAGGCAACCAACAGCAGAACAGATTGTCTTCCATCGTGCAGCATTTCCTGCTCTAAAGTTTTTCAAATTCAGATGTGGCATTATGCGCATTGCTTTTCAGCCAGAAGCAATGCCTAGGCTTCGGAGTCTGAATCTTGAATTCAATGCCCACAGTGGAGAGCAAAATGGTAATATGCTTGCCGGCATTGAACACCTGTTAAACCTCCAAGAGATCACTGGCCGAATTGGGGCAGCACCGGGTGCAGAGGAATCCGACAGAATAGCTGTGGAAACTGTGTTCAAGGATGCCATTAGCAAGCATTCAAGACTTATAAACTTCAACCTACGAATTGTGGGTTTGTTTGACGAAGA GTGGCATAAAAAAAGTGAGCTAGACGAGGTAGCTGCAGTTGTTGAAGAAGTGTCGCAATCCAACGATGCAAGTTCAACACGAAAACAAGTCTTCAGCGTGCCGTTCCAGGCGATCGCGGATAGGCGGTCGTCGGACGATGGCTACAACTGGCGCAAGTACGGCCAGAAGGATGTGAAGGTGGGTTACCCGCGCAGCTACTACAAGTGCACCTTCCCGACCTGCCCTgccaagaagaaggtggagaggtCGCAGGATGGCCAGATCTCCGAGATTGTCTACAAGGGCACGCACAACCACGCGAGGCCGCAGAAGGCGCCGCAGCTGCTGCAGAGCAGCGACGCTTCCCAGCACTCGTTGGGCGGGATGTCCGAGCACTCATCCCAGCAGCCCGGCACGCCgggccgcgcgcgccgccgcccggATCTCACCCTCCCCATGCCCCAGCGCGAGGCCGCCACCTCCGCCGGGGGTCCCACCCCGCCGAGCGTCCCCGctcctgccgccgccgcggcgcaccAGCAGCAGCCGCCCCCGCTCGCGGAGCTGGAGCGCGTGCGCCGCGTCGGCAGCGGCGCCGGCGGGACGGTGTGGATGGTGCGGCACCGCGGCACGGGGCGGCCCTACGCGCTCAAGGTGCTCTACGGGAACCACGACGACGCGGTGCGGCGCCAGATCGCGCGTGAGATCGCCATCCTCCGCACCGCCGAGCACCCGGCCGTGGTGCGCTGCCACGGCATGTACGAGCGCGGTGGGGAGCTGCAGATCCTGCTCGAGTACATGGACGGCGGCTCCCTCGACGGCCGCCGCATCGCCGCCGAGCCGTTCCTCGCCGACGTCGCGCGCCAGGTCCTGTCCGGAATCGCCtacctccaccaccgccacatCGTGCACCGCCACATCAAGCCCTCCAACCTCCTCATCGACTCTGCGCGCCGCGTCAAGATCGCCGACTTTGGCGTCGGGCGCATCCTCAACCAGACCATGGACCCCTCCAACCCCTCCGTCGGCACCATCGCCTACATGAGCCCCGAGCGGATCAACACCGACCTCAAAGACGGCAGCTACGACGGCTACGCCGGTGACATCTGGAGCTTCGGCCTCAGCATTCTCGAGTTGTACCTGGGCAGGTTCCCCTTCGGGGAGAACCTCGGCAAGCAGGGGGACTGGGCCAAGCTCATGTGCGCCATCTGCTACTCCGATTCGCCTGAGCCACCGACCACCGCCTCGCCCGAGTTCAGGGGATTCATTAACTGCTGCCTGCAGAAGAACCCGTCCAAGCGGCCGACGGCCGCGCAGCTACTGCATCACCCTTTTGTCGACAGCCCGCAGCCGCAGCCCCTCGCTCCTCCCCCGCCATGA
- the LOC136486742 gene encoding disease resistance protein RGA5-like isoform X1 produces MEGPMFSSSLGAMRSLLGKLRSLLVSAEDQVPEPLNSQKDKLDLLNQDLEEINTFLTNLSWVEAPNMMVRHWMNEVRDLSYDIEDYIDKRMHPSPDSSEESRSEPAVEELSTLVKQAKDTLERHNRYDLGRWASNPRFVIHGGQGPVPRLNGDATDLVGINDSKAELIKRLNIDAEQRLVVSIQGPPGVGKTTLAKQVYREVEGQFECRAFVRASKMPDTRRLLGNIISQIQGHHQRPPDGLPVQELIDILRTHLQQKRYFIVIDGLSETTSWDIVISALPEDTHCSRILITTDTEEVALECCDYGSDAIFKMEPLSGNYSRELFFNRVFGFEHELSKQLKENSEEILRTCGGLPFATISLASILASQPDNLELWQHVKEALFCRLRYNNLTSEVMLREIVGLSFNRLPHHLKTCLLYLSMYPEGYTFLKADMVKQWSAEGFIIAVEEKNCDEVAECYFDELIYRGLIQPNHTNISGEVILYTLHSTVFEVIRTMSNEENFSTMIDYSNTISELSVKVRRLSLRFSSAKYATKPESITLSPVRSLVFYGLVECLPSIREFQVVRVLILEVWGDQEELDLSGIDRLFQLRYMRITSNITVKLPARMIGLPYLQTLEIYARITSVPSDIVSLPRLLHLSVHGEINLSSGIGHRRSLRTLESFDLSSNSEDNIWKLGKMTDLRDLHATSPTEMSDPLKRKLIAFVSSLEKLGNLKSIILAPVPSCTSIYLDCSWSTSSLSVFLQRLELLPPFCIFSRLPVWIGQLRKLSILKIVLREFTTGDVDSIAKLQELTILSLYVRQPTAEQIVFHRAAFPALKFFKFRCGIMRIAFQPEAMPRLRSLNLEFNAHSGEQNGNMLAGIEHLLNLQEITGRIGAAPGAEESDRIAVETVFKDAISKHSRLINFNLRIVGLFDEEWHKKSELDEVAAVVEEVSQSNDASSTRKQVFSVPFQAIADRRSSDDGYNWRKYGQKDVKVGYPRSYYKCTFPTCPAKKKVERSQDGQISEIVYKGTHNHARPQKAPQLLQSSDASQHSLGGMSEHSSQQPGTPGRARRRPDLTLPMPQREAATSAGGPTPPSVPAPAAAAAHQQQPPPLAELERVRRVGSGAGGTVWMVRHRGTGRPYALKVLYGNHDDAVRRQIAREIAILRTAEHPAVVRCHGMYERGGELQILLEYMDGGSLDGRRIAAEPFLADVARQVLSGIAYLHHRHIVHRHIKPSNLLIDSARRVKIADFGVGRILNQTMDPSNPSVGTIAYMSPERINTDLKDGSYDGYAGDIWSFGLSILELYLGRFPFGENLGKQGDWAKLMCAICYSDSPEPPTTASPEFRGFINCCLQKNPSKRPTAAQLLHHPFVDSPQPQPLAPPPP; encoded by the exons ATGGAGGGTCCTATGTTCAGTTCATCGCTAGGTGCCATGAGATCCCTTCTTGGGAAGCTCCGTTCCCTGCTGGTCTCTGCAGAGGATCAGGTGCCAGAGCCATTGAACTCACAGAAGGACAAGCTCGACCTCCTCAACCAAGATCTAGAAGAAATAAACACCTTCCTCACCAATCTGTCATGGGTGGAAGCTCCCAACATGATGGTGAGGCACTGGATGAACGAGGTGCGTGATCTTTCCTACGATATTGAGGACTATATTGACAAGAGGATGCATCCTAGCCCCGATTCCAGTGAAGAGTCTCGCTCGGAGCCTGCGGTAGAAGAATTAAGCACTCTTGTGAAGCAGGCAAAGGACACCCTGGAACGACACAACAGGTACGATCTTGGGCGTTGGGCATCGAATCCTAGATTTGTGATCCATGGTGGGCAAGGCCCGGTTCCAAGGCTCAACGGGGACGCCACAGACCTTGTTGGTATCAATGATTCCAAGGCTGAACTTATCAAGCGGCTTAACATAGACGCCGAACAGAGGCTAGTAGTATCCATACAAGGACCTCCAGGTGTTGGTAAGACTACACTTGCCAAACAAGTGTATCGTGAAGTGGAAGGACAGTTCGAGTGTCGAGCTTTTGTTCGAGCCTCAAAGATGCCTGATACAAGGAGGCTTCTCGGTAACATCATCTCCCAAATCCAGGGTCACCATCAAAGACCCCCTGATGGTCTCCCCGTGCAAGAGCTCATTGACATCCTAAGAACACATCTCCAACAAAAGAG GTATTTCATTGTAATAGATGGTTTGTCGGAAACAACATCATGGGATATTGTTATCAGTGCACTTCCAGAGGACACTCATTGTAGCAGAATATTAATAACTACAGATACTGAGGAAGTAGCTCTGGAGTGCTGTGATTATGGATCTGATGCTATTTTTAAGATGGAGCCACTTAGTGGAAATTACTCCAGAGAATTGTTCTTCAATAGAGTGTTTGGCTTTGAACATGAGCTCTCTAAACAATTGAAGGAAAACTCAGAAGAAATTTTAAGAACATGTGGTGGTCTGCCATTTGCGACCATTAGCTTAGCTAGCATTTTAGCTAGCCAACCAGATAACTTAGAGCTGTGGCAACATGTCAAAGAAGCATTATTTTGCAGATTGAGATATAATAATCTTACTTCAGAAGTCATGCTAAGAGAAATAGTTGGTCTGAGCTTCAATAGGCTTCCTCACCATTTGAAGACATGCCTACTATATCTTAGTATGTATCCTGAGGGTTATACATTCTTGAAGGCTGACATGGTGAAACAATGGAGTGCCGAAGGTTTTATAATTGCAGTAGAAGAGAAAAACTGTGATGAAGTTGCAGAGTGCTATTTTGATGAGCTTATCTACAGGGGACTGATACAGCCCAATCATACCAATATCTCAGGTGAGGTGATTTTATATACACTGCACTCCACTGTATTCGAAGTTATTAGGACCATGTCCAATGAAGAGAACTTCAGCACTATGATAGACTACTCTAATACCATCTCAGAGCTTTCTGTAAAGGTTCGACGACTATCTCTCAGATTCAGTAGTGCCAAATATGCAACGAAACCAGAAAGCATTACACTATCCCCTGTGCGGTCACTTGTCTTTTATGGACTTGTTGAATGCCTCCCTTCGATTAGGGAGTTTCAGGTAGTTCGAGTACTTATTCTTGAAGTTTGGGGTGACCAAGAGGAGCTAGACCTCAGTGGTATCGACAGATTGTTTCAGCTGAGGTATATGCGTATTACATCTAACATCACTGTGAAACTACCAGCCAGGATGATTGGACTGCCATATTTGCAAACACTGGAAATTTATGCAAGAATAACTTCTGTTCCATCAGATATTGTTAGTCTCCCGAGATTGTTGCACCTCTCTGTACATGGTGAGATAAATCTGTCCAGTGGTATAGGCCACAGGAGATCTCTACGCACACTTGAATCTTTTGACCTCAGCAGTAACTCTGAAGATAATATATGGAAACTTGGTAAGATGACAGACCTGCGTGATCTTCATGCCACAAGTCCTACAGAAATGTCTGACCCTCTCAAGAGGAAGTTGATAGCTTTCGTTTCTTCCCTTGAGAAACTTGGCAACCTAAAATCTATAATTCTTGCACCTGTTCCTTCGTGCACAAGCATTTACTTGGATTGCTCATGGAGCACATCTTCTCTGTCCGTCTTCCTGCAGAGACTTGAGTTGTTGCCGCCCTTTTGCATCTTTTCAAGACTCCCCGTATGGATTGGACAGCTCCGGAAGCTAAGCATTTTGAAAATTGTTCTTAGGGAATTTACGACAGGTGATGTTGACAGCATCGCCAAGTTACAGGAACTCACCATTCTCTCTCTGTACGTCAGGCAACCAACAGCAGAACAGATTGTCTTCCATCGTGCAGCATTTCCTGCTCTAAAGTTTTTCAAATTCAGATGTGGCATTATGCGCATTGCTTTTCAGCCAGAAGCAATGCCTAGGCTTCGGAGTCTGAATCTTGAATTCAATGCCCACAGTGGAGAGCAAAATGGTAATATGCTTGCCGGCATTGAACACCTGTTAAACCTCCAAGAGATCACTGGCCGAATTGGGGCAGCACCGGGTGCAGAGGAATCCGACAGAATAGCTGTGGAAACTGTGTTCAAGGATGCCATTAGCAAGCATTCAAGACTTATAAACTTCAACCTACGAATTGTGGGTTTGTTTGACGAAGA GTGGCATAAAAAAAGTGAGCTAGACGAGGTAGCTGCAGTTGTTGAAGAAGTGTCGCAATCCAACGATGCAAGTTCAACACGAAAACAAGTCTTCAGCGTGCCGTTCCAGGCGATCGCGGATAGGCGGTCGTCGGACGATGGCTACAACTGGCGCAAGTACGGCCAGAAGGATGTGAAGGTGGGTTACCCGCGCAGCTACTACAAGTGCACCTTCCCGACCTGCCCTgccaagaagaaggtggagaggtCGCAGGATGGCCAGATCTCCGAGATTGTCTACAAGGGCACGCACAACCACGCGAGGCCGCAGAAGGCGCCGCAGCTGCTGCAGAGCAGCGACGCTTCCCAGCACTCGTTGGGCGGGATGTCCGAGCACTCATCCCAGCAGCCCGGCACGCCgggccgcgcgcgccgccgcccggATCTCACCCTCCCCATGCCCCAGCGCGAGGCCGCCACCTCCGCCGGGGGTCCCACCCCGCCGAGCGTCCCCGctcctgccgccgccgcggcgcaccAGCAGCAGCCGCCCCCGCTCGCGGAGCTGGAGCGCGTGCGCCGCGTCGGCAGCGGCGCCGGCGGGACGGTGTGGATGGTGCGGCACCGCGGCACGGGGCGGCCCTACGCGCTCAAGGTGCTCTACGGGAACCACGACGACGCGGTGCGGCGCCAGATCGCGCGTGAGATCGCCATCCTCCGCACCGCCGAGCACCCGGCCGTGGTGCGCTGCCACGGCATGTACGAGCGCGGTGGGGAGCTGCAGATCCTGCTCGAGTACATGGACGGCGGCTCCCTCGACGGCCGCCGCATCGCCGCCGAGCCGTTCCTCGCCGACGTCGCGCGCCAGGTCCTGTCCGGAATCGCCtacctccaccaccgccacatCGTGCACCGCCACATCAAGCCCTCCAACCTCCTCATCGACTCTGCGCGCCGCGTCAAGATCGCCGACTTTGGCGTCGGGCGCATCCTCAACCAGACCATGGACCCCTCCAACCCCTCCGTCGGCACCATCGCCTACATGAGCCCCGAGCGGATCAACACCGACCTCAAAGACGGCAGCTACGACGGCTACGCCGGTGACATCTGGAGCTTCGGCCTCAGCATTCTCGAGTTGTACCTGGGCAGGTTCCCCTTCGGGGAGAACCTCGGCAAGCAGGGGGACTGGGCCAAGCTCATGTGCGCCATCTGCTACTCCGATTCGCCTGAGCCACCGACCACCGCCTCGCCCGAGTTCAGGGGATTCATTAACTGCTGCCTGCAGAAGAACCCGTCCAAGCGGCCGACGGCCGCGCAGCTACTGCATCACCCTTTTGTCGACAGCCCGCAGCCGCAGCCCCTCGCTCCTCCCCCGCCATGA